GCTGGCCATATTCCAGGTTGTGGGCCAGGCGGCTATCGACCTGGTTCATAAACCGGGCCCGGTCGGTTTCGTTGGGAAGATACCGACCGGCGAATTTCCGGCCGGTTTCCCGTACGGCCACGGCATCGAGCACACTTTGGTCACCGGGGTATTTTTCCAGCAGATCCGTGCTGGCCATCTGCCGGAAGTCGTCGGCTTTTTCCTTGAATGGGCCATCTTTTGGCAGGCTCTCGGTAGGGGGTGAAGTGGCCCTCTCAACATCCGGCAATGTGGATGAGGGTACGGTTTCTTTGGAACGGTCCATTGCCCCCTGAACGACCTGCCGTTCAGCAAGCTTGCCGTAGGCGGCATTGTGTTCCCAGGAGTGATGGATCACACAGGAGGGATCGTCCCGCGGAGGAAGAACCGGTTTTCTGAAGAGTGCGTGTCCCGCGAGTTGGTTCAGATAGGTGTTTCCCATATCTCTGGCATATCGTGCCAGGCCGTCCTTTTCGTAACCGCCGCCGATGTCGGCGTGGCATCCGGGCAGGGTCGCCTGAAGCTGATCAGGACCGTGGGCAATGCTGGTTACGGGAAAGAGCGCGCGGTATTCATGGGCAGCGTTGAGTTGCAACGCCGAGACGGTCGAGGGCGAGAGGGTGAAATCGCCCTGCATGAAGGTCGTGACAGGATCGTAAAGCAATGCTGCTTGCCGCAACTGGCCGGGGTTGATGAGGTGCTCGCCGGTTAATTCATATTGGCCATTTCTGAACC
This portion of the Syntrophotalea acetylenica genome encodes:
- a CDS encoding T6SS phospholipase effector Tle1-like catalytic domain-containing protein; translated protein: MGWFLSKKEVSSHTPISEDWELHGEALAKFEAFKFPQLYDRKDPHSRLFVALADGTENDLKNPRKYTNVGLLNNELKRNNSPHVARHYVSGVGTYKGGGTFLTKASAKLDAAFSLTDRQRAEELYESLSKQLNTWKQEDPDARISVVQVGFSRGAGVVTLLNRMIHEKGIIDENKVRFRNGQYELTGEHLINPGQLRQAALLYDPVTTFMQGDFTLSPSTVSALQLNAAHEYRALFPVTSIAHGPDQLQATLPGCHADIGGGYEKDGLARYARDMGNTYLNQLAGHALFRKPVLPPRDDPSCVIHHSWEHNAAYGKLAERQVVQGAMDRSKETVPSSTLPDVERATSPPTESLPKDGPFKEKADDFRQMASTDLLEKYPGDQSVLDAVAVRETGRKFAGRYLPNETDRARFMNQVDSRLAHNLEYGQRNPAPRILEKKETLTLEAER